The following are encoded in a window of Ferribacterium limneticum genomic DNA:
- a CDS encoding IclR family transcriptional regulator, with translation MATKAASDRQGIQSIEVGFRLLNVLAATNRPMMLRDIAKGAGMPAAKAHRYMVSFLRIGIVEQDNSSGRYDLGAYALELGLSGLGRLDPVRLAGPILETLCEEIQETVALAVWGNHGATIVRIVDAGGPITITLRAGTVLPLSNSATGRAFAAFYRSPFLKKKLDDELKEISDTSKTAITTVRRQLEKNLTEIRSHGISRASGSLTPGINGFSAPVYDHTGSMVAAITSLGSIGEFNVEWDSPVAKAMLEASKTLSHRLGHGSLTQ, from the coding sequence ATGGCCACTAAAGCAGCAAGCGACCGCCAAGGAATTCAGTCCATTGAGGTGGGATTTCGACTTTTAAATGTACTGGCGGCGACCAATCGACCGATGATGTTGCGTGACATCGCGAAAGGCGCCGGAATGCCCGCAGCCAAGGCGCATCGATACATGGTCAGCTTCCTGCGCATCGGCATCGTGGAACAAGACAACAGTAGCGGCCGCTATGACTTGGGTGCCTATGCACTGGAGTTGGGGCTTTCCGGGCTCGGGCGCCTTGATCCGGTCCGCCTGGCCGGTCCTATTCTTGAAACGCTCTGCGAAGAAATTCAGGAGACCGTTGCTCTCGCCGTTTGGGGAAACCACGGGGCAACTATTGTTCGAATCGTCGACGCCGGCGGCCCGATAACCATCACGCTTCGTGCCGGGACCGTTTTGCCGCTGTCCAATTCGGCAACGGGACGAGCCTTTGCCGCCTTCTACCGTTCGCCGTTTCTAAAGAAAAAACTCGACGATGAGTTAAAGGAAATCTCAGATACAAGCAAAACGGCAATCACGACCGTTCGCAGGCAGTTGGAGAAGAACCTGACAGAAATTCGCTCGCACGGGATTAGCCGCGCATCTGGCAGCTTGACCCCAGGCATCAACGGCTTCAGCGCCCCCGTCTACGACCACACGGGCAGTATGGTTGCAGCGATTACTTCGCTGGGTTCAATCGGTGAATTTAACGTGGAATGGGACAGTCCTGTAGCCAAGGCCATGCTTGAAGCCTCAAAAACGTTA
- a CDS encoding ParA family protein, giving the protein MRAVLVANPKGGAGKTTLATNLSGYFANKGKKTTLCDLDRQQSSLRWMAFRDPALPAITGYFAGNQISLNLPKEADWVVVDAPAGLQGYKLSDYLRTVDKVIVPLVPSVFDMAATEDFLNSIRSEIRGQRVKVGIVAMRVDPRTRAAGMLEEFLKHFDIPIVAYLRSTQNYVNVAAAGATVFDPPRAKHRRDVDQWSSLVEWIEKK; this is encoded by the coding sequence ATGCGGGCAGTTCTGGTTGCAAATCCGAAGGGGGGGGCCGGCAAGACAACGCTGGCGACGAATCTGTCTGGCTACTTCGCGAACAAAGGGAAGAAAACGACATTGTGCGATCTAGATCGCCAACAGTCCTCTCTGCGCTGGATGGCGTTTCGTGACCCGGCGTTGCCGGCCATTACCGGTTATTTTGCCGGGAACCAGATTTCCCTGAATTTGCCAAAGGAAGCTGACTGGGTTGTGGTTGATGCCCCGGCTGGTTTGCAGGGCTACAAATTATCCGACTACCTGCGGACAGTCGACAAGGTCATCGTGCCGCTGGTGCCTTCTGTTTTTGATATGGCGGCTACCGAAGACTTTCTGAATTCAATCCGCAGCGAGATTCGAGGCCAGCGGGTAAAGGTTGGGATCGTGGCCATGCGGGTTGACCCGCGCACCCGGGCTGCTGGGATGCTGGAGGAGTTCTTGAAGCACTTCGACATTCCTATCGTTGCCTACCTTAGGAGCACGCAGAATTACGTAAATGTTGCCGCGGCAGGAGCGACCGTATTTGATCCGCCGCGCGCGAAACATCGCAGGGATGTTGATCAGTGGTCATCCTTGGTTGAGTGGATCGAAAAGAAATAG